In one Cyanobacteria bacterium GSL.Bin1 genomic region, the following are encoded:
- a CDS encoding NAD(+) kinase encodes MPKIGIIYNDNKPVACDIANQVQAQLQQQGWEVALATGVGGLLGYSSPDSPVCHTPLDKLIPPGFDETMKFCLVLGGDGTVLSGFRQLAPYGIPLLTVNTGHMGFLTETYVNQLSSALEEVLAGNYTIEERSMLTVQVMRGERLQWEALCLNEMVLHREPMTSLCHFEVVVGHHAPVDIAADGIIVSTPTGSTAYSLSSGGPVVTPDVPVLQLVPICPHSLASRALVFSDREPIIIHSASEEHQLVMVVDGNGGCYVQPKDVVHLARSRYSAYFIRLQRPEFFRVLREKLGWGLPHIAKPTSVELP; translated from the coding sequence GTGCCGAAAATAGGCATCATCTATAACGATAATAAACCGGTTGCTTGCGACATTGCCAACCAAGTCCAAGCGCAACTGCAACAACAAGGATGGGAGGTTGCTCTCGCCACTGGGGTTGGTGGACTGTTGGGATATTCCAGTCCGGATAGCCCCGTCTGTCATACCCCGCTGGATAAGTTAATTCCCCCTGGCTTTGATGAAACCATGAAGTTTTGTCTGGTTTTGGGGGGGGATGGAACGGTTTTATCCGGTTTCCGCCAGCTTGCGCCTTATGGCATTCCCTTATTAACCGTCAATACAGGACACATGGGTTTTTTAACAGAAACCTATGTCAATCAACTCTCCTCCGCCTTAGAAGAAGTTTTAGCGGGAAACTACACCATCGAAGAACGTTCCATGCTCACTGTTCAGGTGATGCGGGGCGAACGGTTACAGTGGGAAGCCCTTTGCTTAAACGAAATGGTCCTCCATCGAGAACCCATGACCAGTCTGTGTCATTTTGAAGTGGTGGTGGGTCATCACGCACCAGTCGATATTGCCGCTGATGGCATTATCGTTTCCACACCGACCGGTTCCACTGCTTACTCGCTCAGTTCCGGGGGTCCCGTTGTCACTCCAGACGTACCCGTTTTGCAGTTGGTTCCGATTTGCCCCCATTCTCTCGCTTCTCGGGCATTGGTTTTCTCGGATCGCGAACCGATTATTATTCACTCTGCCAGTGAAGAGCATCAATTAGTGATGGTTGTGGATGGCAATGGCGGTTGTTATGTACAACCGAAAGATGTAGTTCACCTTGCGCGATCGCGCTACTCCGCTTATTTTATCCGCCTCCAACGCCCGGAATTTTTCCGCGTTCTTCGGGAGAAACTGGGTTGGGGTTTACCCCATATCGCCAAACCTACCTCAGTCGAGCTACCGTAG